A genomic stretch from Oleomonas cavernae includes:
- a CDS encoding acyl-CoA carboxylase subunit beta, protein MRQIQSSIDVNSAEFQANAAHNQGLAAALRERHHKARFVRPQRDMDRLARQEKLFVRERIEALLDPGTPFMELSTLAANMAYGGEAPGAAIVTGIGIVAGQEVVIHADDASVKGGAWYPLSVKKIVRALDIAIENRLPVVHLCDSAGGFLPLQADTFADRYYAGRIFRNQAILSKLGVPQVSLVMGHCTAGGAYIPALSEYNVIVRGTGAIFLGGPPLVKAATGEIVSVEELGGCDTHTQISGTADYPANSERHAIAIAREIVGTWKRAEKLKIERIAPEAPHYDPAELYGVIPRDIKVQFDMREVIARVVDGSRFHEYQPAYGTTLVCGFAHIFGMRVGIIGNNGVLFNDSSLKGAHFMQLCDQNRTPILFLQNITGYMVGKEYEHRGITKDGAKMIMAVSGLEVPKITVIVNGSFGAGNYGMSGRAFDPRFLFMWPQSQISVMGAEQAANVLSEVKIRQLSRNGETLSPEQIAAIREPVIDDYKRMSSAYYSTSELWDDGILDPVDTRNALGLALSCTLNRPIDRPHFGVFRM, encoded by the coding sequence ATGCGCCAGATCCAATCGTCCATCGACGTCAATTCGGCCGAGTTCCAGGCCAACGCCGCCCACAATCAGGGCCTGGCCGCCGCCTTGCGCGAACGCCACCACAAGGCCCGCTTCGTCCGGCCCCAGCGTGACATGGACCGTCTCGCCCGCCAGGAGAAGCTGTTCGTGCGCGAGCGTATCGAGGCCCTGCTCGATCCCGGCACGCCGTTCATGGAACTCTCGACGCTGGCCGCCAACATGGCCTATGGCGGCGAGGCGCCCGGCGCCGCGATCGTCACCGGCATCGGCATCGTCGCCGGCCAGGAAGTGGTGATCCATGCCGACGACGCCAGCGTGAAGGGCGGCGCCTGGTATCCCCTCTCCGTGAAGAAGATCGTCCGGGCGCTCGACATCGCCATCGAGAACCGCTTGCCGGTGGTGCACCTGTGCGATTCCGCCGGCGGCTTCCTGCCCCTGCAGGCCGATACTTTCGCCGACCGCTATTACGCCGGGCGCATCTTCCGCAACCAGGCGATCCTCTCCAAGCTGGGCGTGCCCCAGGTCTCGCTGGTGATGGGCCATTGCACGGCGGGCGGCGCCTATATTCCCGCCCTGTCGGAATACAATGTGATCGTGCGCGGCACAGGCGCCATCTTCCTCGGCGGCCCGCCCCTGGTGAAGGCGGCGACGGGCGAGATCGTCTCGGTCGAGGAACTGGGCGGCTGCGACACCCACACCCAGATCTCCGGCACCGCCGATTATCCCGCCAACAGCGAGCGCCACGCCATCGCCATCGCGCGCGAGATCGTCGGCACCTGGAAACGGGCGGAGAAGCTGAAGATCGAGCGCATCGCGCCGGAAGCCCCGCACTACGATCCCGCCGAGCTCTACGGCGTCATCCCGCGCGACATCAAGGTGCAGTTCGACATGCGCGAGGTAATCGCCCGCGTGGTCGATGGCAGCCGCTTCCACGAATACCAGCCGGCCTATGGCACCACCCTGGTCTGCGGCTTCGCCCATATCTTCGGCATGCGGGTGGGCATCATCGGCAACAACGGCGTGCTGTTCAACGACAGCTCGCTCAAGGGCGCCCACTTCATGCAGTTGTGCGACCAGAACCGCACGCCGATCCTGTTCCTGCAAAACATCACCGGTTACATGGTGGGCAAGGAATACGAGCACCGGGGCATCACCAAGGACGGCGCCAAGATGATCATGGCGGTGTCGGGCCTCGAGGTGCCCAAGATCACCGTGATCGTCAACGGCTCGTTCGGGGCGGGCAACTACGGCATGTCGGGCCGCGCCTTCGACCCGCGCTTCCTGTTCATGTGGCCGCAGAGCCAGATCTCGGTCATGGGCGCCGAACAGGCGGCCAACGTGCTGAGCGAGGTGAAGATCCGCCAGTTGTCGCGCAACGGCGAGACCCTGTCCCCGGAGCAGATCGCCGCCATCCGCGAACCGGTGATCGACGACTACAAGCGCATGTCCAGCGCCTACTACTCGACCTCCGAACTCTGGGACGACGGCATCCTCGACCCCGTCGATACCCGCAATGCCCTGGGCCTGGCGCTGAGCTGCACCCTGAACAGGCCGATCGACCGGCCCCATTTCGGCGTCTTCCGGATGTAG
- a CDS encoding type II toxin-antitoxin system RelE/ParE family toxin has translation MIAGFKCRDTEALWHGKAIRRFSAIAVQARRKPDYLDAAQALLDLRAPPGNRLEALAGNRKGQHSIRVNDQWRICFVWRDKSGAHDVEIVDYH, from the coding sequence GTGATCGCTGGCTTCAAGTGCCGAGACACGGAAGCCCTTTGGCATGGCAAAGCCATCCGGCGATTTTCGGCGATCGCGGTGCAGGCGAGGCGAAAGCCGGACTATCTCGATGCGGCCCAAGCCCTCCTGGACTTGCGCGCGCCGCCGGGCAACCGGCTGGAAGCCTTGGCCGGCAATCGCAAAGGGCAGCACAGTATTCGGGTGAACGATCAGTGGCGGATCTGCTTCGTCTGGCGGGACAAATCGGGAGCCCATGATGTCGAAATCGTCGACTACCACTAA
- a CDS encoding HigA family addiction module antitoxin translates to MMSKSSTTTKLSRPTGRIATHPGEMLLEEFMKPLGLSANALAGLLKVPANRISDLVRGRRQVTADTALRLARYFGTTPELWLNLQTNHDLSKARAEIGHAIVEEIRPRAA, encoded by the coding sequence ATGATGTCGAAATCGTCGACTACCACTAAGCTGTCGCGGCCAACGGGGCGGATCGCCACCCATCCCGGCGAGATGCTGCTTGAAGAATTCATGAAGCCGCTCGGGCTCAGTGCGAATGCCTTGGCCGGCCTTCTAAAGGTGCCGGCGAACCGGATCTCCGACCTGGTTCGCGGTCGCCGTCAGGTCACCGCCGACACGGCCCTGCGCCTTGCCCGCTATTTCGGCACCACACCCGAGCTCTGGCTCAATCTCCAGACCAATCACGATCTTTCCAAGGCGCGGGCCGAGATCGGGCACGCCATTGTCGAAGAGATCCGCCCTCGGGCTGCCTGA
- a CDS encoding alpha/beta fold hydrolase: MVLNRLVEMSSFAGERAIQWISNAVESTLFAENFDISEQTPYEVVVKGGLMTLRYYPPLKQSEIEIGAETMPVATITHPVPILLVPPLAADPLNFDLLPNRSLVRFLLAKGFKVYLVDFGSPKARHADYNLADYAARMLPDALAALRAHHGDREISLLGYCMGGLFALVYQGWAVDPNIRNIVTIASPIDSRAVGMAGWMVEAMEIPTRLIRRLTPFRIDKISAQRLMMPGWAASALFKLTNPTGVVQGYADLLMNLWDREYLVENRTVAKWFNDMHAYPGGIVKDFLVRVGLDNALSKGKIDLGEKAVSNFGAINCPYLAIAGKTDQIVTLDSARKVMDVVPSADKQFAEAPGGHAGVFAGSKAPRTTWTIAADWLALRSAA; the protein is encoded by the coding sequence ATGGTCCTGAACCGGCTGGTCGAAATGTCGAGCTTCGCGGGCGAGCGGGCGATCCAATGGATCAGCAACGCGGTCGAAAGCACGCTCTTCGCCGAGAATTTCGATATCTCGGAGCAGACCCCCTATGAGGTGGTGGTGAAGGGCGGGCTGATGACCCTGCGCTATTATCCGCCGCTGAAGCAGAGCGAGATCGAGATCGGCGCGGAGACCATGCCGGTCGCCACCATCACCCACCCGGTGCCGATCCTGCTGGTGCCGCCCCTGGCGGCCGACCCGCTGAACTTCGACCTGCTGCCCAACCGCAGCCTGGTGCGCTTCCTCCTGGCCAAGGGCTTCAAGGTCTACCTGGTCGATTTCGGCAGCCCCAAGGCCCGCCATGCCGACTATAACCTCGCCGACTATGCCGCCCGCATGCTGCCCGATGCCCTCGCGGCCTTGCGCGCGCATCACGGCGACCGGGAAATCTCGCTGCTGGGCTACTGCATGGGCGGGCTGTTCGCCCTGGTCTATCAGGGCTGGGCGGTCGATCCCAATATCCGCAACATCGTCACCATCGCCAGCCCGATCGATTCCCGCGCCGTGGGCATGGCCGGCTGGATGGTGGAGGCGATGGAGATCCCGACCCGCCTGATCCGGCGGCTGACCCCGTTCCGCATCGACAAGATCAGCGCCCAGCGCCTGATGATGCCGGGCTGGGCCGCCTCGGCCTTGTTCAAGCTGACCAATCCCACGGGCGTGGTCCAAGGCTATGCCGACCTGCTGATGAACCTGTGGGACCGGGAATACCTGGTCGAGAACCGCACGGTGGCCAAATGGTTCAACGACATGCACGCCTATCCCGGCGGCATCGTGAAGGACTTCCTGGTCCGCGTCGGCCTCGACAACGCCCTGTCCAAGGGCAAGATCGACTTAGGCGAAAAGGCCGTCAGCAATTTCGGCGCCATCAACTGCCCCTATCTCGCCATCGCCGGCAAGACCGACCAGATCGTGACCCTCGACTCCGCCCGCAAGGTGATGGACGTGGTGCCGTCGGCCGACAAGCAGTTCGCCGAGGCGCCGGGCGGCCATGCCGGGGTCTTCGCCGGCTCGAAAGCCCCGCGCACCACCTGGACCATCGCCGCCGACTGGCTGGCCCTGCGCTCGGCGGCATAA
- a CDS encoding response regulator: protein MEDGGRAGRRILVVEDNHDLRDELMTGFVARGFQVTAAGDGALGARAATDDRHDVVLLDLEMPSLDGLRLAQVLSAVAPATRLVIMSGHGYLRTAARDLLGGSVPVLAKPFDLDDLLHLIAAPPLRT, encoded by the coding sequence ATGGAGGATGGGGGCAGGGCAGGGCGGCGCATCCTGGTGGTCGAGGACAACCACGACCTGCGCGATGAATTGATGACCGGGTTTGTCGCTCGTGGCTTCCAGGTGACCGCTGCCGGCGACGGCGCCCTGGGCGCCCGCGCGGCGACCGACGACCGTCATGACGTGGTCTTGCTGGACCTTGAGATGCCCAGCCTGGACGGCCTGCGCCTGGCCCAGGTGCTGAGCGCCGTGGCCCCCGCCACCCGGCTGGTGATCATGAGCGGGCACGGCTATCTGCGCACGGCCGCGCGTGACCTGCTGGGTGGCAGCGTCCCGGTGCTGGCCAAGCCGTTCGATCTCGACGACTTGCTGCACCTGATCGCTGCGCCGCCGCTCAGAACCTGA
- a CDS encoding glycosyltransferase produces MTGFDWGGALAGPAGDALIARGIVRAPAREAAIDEARRWRADPTTILLAQTGADAARIADAYAQGLGLRRIDLAAAPPDPARLDFSRLADYGRFLLLPWRREGDFTVVACVSPSIALLAMAEAMVGGPAILAVTTRAALITAMTAAFAPRLSDEAINLLARADPENSAGRPKGLATAWPWWLGLAAVSAAAALAPWIALTIANALIAVFYLGNLLLRGVLVIAGGARQPPAPAAQAMADGELPRYTVLVPLHDEPAILPILAGALDRLDYPRPLLDIKLIMEADDQATLAAAQALNLADRYDVVLVPPSHPRTKPKACNYALPLARGDLLVIFDAEDKPESDQLRKAAAIFRDAPPDLACIQARLNFYNAEENWLTRMFALDYALWFDFLLPGLERLSIPLPLGGTSNHFRTPILREVLAWDPYNVTEDADLGIRLRRRGYRVGTVDSTTFEEATCQAHNWLRQRTRWLKGYIQTWAVHMRAPRDLWRRLGPVGFLGFQFFIGGTVLSGLLNPVVWATCAWWLATGSGALDALFPSFVLAASLLAWLVGNFIFLYLAMIAPFRRNWYDLAPWALTATPYWALISLAGYRALWQYFSRPFLWEKTRHGNSRKVRATLAGHAAAVAERGP; encoded by the coding sequence ATGACGGGGTTCGATTGGGGCGGCGCCCTCGCCGGCCCCGCCGGCGATGCCCTGATCGCCCGCGGCATCGTCCGGGCGCCGGCGCGGGAGGCGGCCATCGACGAGGCCCGGCGCTGGCGCGCCGATCCCACCACGATCCTGCTGGCACAGACCGGGGCGGATGCCGCCAGGATCGCGGACGCCTATGCCCAGGGCCTGGGCCTGCGCCGGATCGATCTGGCGGCCGCACCACCCGATCCTGCCCGGCTCGACTTCTCGCGGCTGGCCGATTACGGCCGCTTCCTGCTGCTGCCCTGGCGGCGCGAAGGCGATTTTACCGTCGTTGCCTGCGTCTCGCCCTCGATCGCGTTGCTCGCCATGGCCGAGGCCATGGTCGGCGGGCCGGCGATCCTGGCCGTGACGACGCGGGCAGCCCTGATCACCGCCATGACCGCGGCCTTTGCGCCCAGGCTGAGCGATGAGGCCATCAATCTGCTGGCCCGGGCCGATCCTGAAAATTCGGCCGGCCGGCCCAAAGGTCTCGCGACCGCCTGGCCTTGGTGGCTGGGGCTGGCGGCGGTATCAGCGGCGGCGGCCTTGGCGCCGTGGATCGCCTTGACCATCGCCAACGCCCTGATCGCCGTCTTCTATCTGGGCAATCTGTTGCTGCGCGGGGTGCTGGTGATCGCCGGCGGGGCCAGGCAGCCGCCGGCCCCGGCAGCACAGGCCATGGCCGATGGCGAACTGCCCCGTTACACGGTCCTGGTGCCGCTGCATGACGAGCCGGCGATCCTGCCGATCCTGGCGGGCGCGCTCGACCGGCTCGACTATCCCAGGCCCCTGCTCGACATCAAGCTGATCATGGAGGCCGACGACCAGGCGACGCTGGCCGCGGCACAGGCCTTGAACCTGGCCGATCGCTACGACGTCGTGCTGGTGCCGCCATCCCATCCCCGCACCAAGCCCAAGGCCTGCAACTATGCCCTGCCCCTGGCGCGCGGCGACCTGCTGGTCATCTTCGATGCCGAGGACAAGCCGGAATCGGACCAGTTGCGCAAGGCCGCCGCGATCTTCCGCGATGCCCCGCCCGATCTCGCCTGTATCCAGGCGCGTCTCAATTTCTACAATGCCGAGGAGAACTGGCTGACCCGGATGTTCGCCCTCGACTATGCGCTGTGGTTCGATTTCCTGCTGCCGGGCCTGGAGCGGTTGAGCATTCCCCTGCCCCTGGGCGGCACCTCCAATCATTTCAGAACCCCCATTTTGCGAGAGGTTCTGGCCTGGGACCCGTACAATGTAACCGAAGACGCCGATCTGGGGATTCGCCTGCGCCGCCGCGGCTACCGGGTGGGCACGGTCGACTCGACCACGTTCGAGGAAGCCACCTGCCAGGCCCACAACTGGCTGCGCCAGCGCACGCGCTGGCTGAAGGGCTATATCCAGACCTGGGCCGTGCATATGCGGGCGCCGCGTGACCTCTGGCGGCGCCTGGGGCCGGTCGGCTTCCTGGGTTTTCAGTTCTTCATCGGCGGCACCGTGCTCTCCGGCCTGCTCAATCCCGTGGTCTGGGCCACCTGCGCCTGGTGGCTGGCGACGGGGAGCGGTGCGCTGGATGCCTTGTTCCCGTCCTTCGTGCTGGCGGCCAGCCTGCTGGCCTGGCTGGTCGGCAATTTCATCTTCCTCTACCTTGCCATGATCGCGCCGTTCCGGCGTAACTGGTACGATCTCGCGCCCTGGGCCCTGACCGCGACGCCCTACTGGGCACTGATCTCGCTCGCCGGCTACCGGGCCCTGTGGCAGTACTTCTCGCGCCCCTTCCTGTGGGAAAAGACCCGCCACGGCAACAGCCGCAAGGTCAGGGCGACCCTGGCCGGCCATGCCGCCGCCGTGGCGGAGCGGGGGCCATGA
- a CDS encoding NUDIX hydrolase, which yields MKPWKRLARRTVYQRPPFLAVHVDTVELPDGRIVEGFHRLEMPPYVVVLAETPAGELLLFHQYRHGLGAACLCLPGGMIDPGEAPEAAARRELREETGYTAENWRPVQSVVTMANMHGAWGHVFHATGARFVQAADSGDLEEAELRLMTRDELRAAIGAGRMPVANNLMAAALWLAGF from the coding sequence ATGAAGCCCTGGAAGCGACTGGCCCGCCGCACGGTCTACCAACGCCCGCCATTCCTGGCCGTCCATGTCGACACGGTCGAACTGCCCGACGGCCGCATCGTCGAAGGCTTCCACCGCCTGGAGATGCCGCCCTATGTCGTCGTCCTGGCGGAGACGCCGGCCGGCGAACTCCTGCTGTTCCACCAGTACCGCCATGGGCTGGGTGCTGCCTGCCTGTGCCTGCCCGGCGGCATGATCGATCCGGGCGAGGCGCCCGAGGCCGCCGCGCGCCGCGAACTGCGGGAAGAGACGGGTTACACCGCGGAAAACTGGCGCCCGGTGCAGTCGGTGGTGACCATGGCCAACATGCACGGCGCTTGGGGCCATGTCTTCCATGCGACTGGTGCCCGCTTCGTGCAGGCGGCGGACTCGGGCGATCTCGAGGAGGCCGAGCTGCGCCTGATGACGCGCGACGAACTGCGCGCCGCGATCGGCGCCGGCCGGATGCCGGTCGCCAACAACCTGATGGCCGCCGCCCTCTGGCTTGCCGGGTTCTGA
- a CDS encoding PQQ-dependent sugar dehydrogenase: protein MTRFLPLAALALLCPAMAGAQTEPVGTRLSVDPAALPAPYATDSASNSPREVARPAGVLPAVPPGFAVQLFAEGFEHARWLAVAPDGAVFLAQPQAGTVTRLIDADGDGIAEGRSDFVTGLNLPHGLALHDGQLYIGDAYGVWRVAYDGGERAAAPVRITDDGAFGDPGGHWTRNIAFSRDGADLFVAIGSQGNIAEEALPRATIQRFAAGGGAGHSFATGLRNPVGLAVHPQTGALWTVVNERDGLGDELVPDYLAQVIEGAFYGWPYAYLGRPDPRLGGRRPELAAAMRRGEVLFRSHSAPLGLVFYDGGQFPADFKGDAFVALHGSWNAGRPRGYQVVRVKFDHGRPAADAYEVFASGFWQAGRDRASVWGRPCGLAVARDGALLVADDVANVIWRISYRGSL from the coding sequence ATGACCAGATTTTTGCCGCTGGCGGCCCTCGCCCTGCTCTGCCCCGCCATGGCGGGCGCCCAGACCGAACCGGTCGGCACCCGCCTGTCGGTCGATCCCGCCGCCCTGCCCGCCCCCTATGCCACCGATAGCGCTTCCAACAGCCCGCGCGAAGTCGCCCGGCCGGCCGGGGTGCTGCCGGCCGTGCCGCCCGGCTTTGCCGTCCAGCTGTTCGCCGAAGGTTTCGAGCACGCCCGCTGGCTGGCCGTGGCCCCGGACGGGGCGGTGTTCCTGGCCCAGCCGCAGGCCGGGACGGTGACGCGGCTGATCGACGCCGACGGCGACGGCATCGCCGAAGGGCGCAGCGACTTTGTCACCGGCCTCAACCTGCCGCACGGCCTGGCCCTGCACGACGGCCAGCTTTACATCGGCGACGCCTATGGGGTGTGGCGGGTCGCCTATGATGGTGGCGAAAGGGCAGCGGCCCCCGTGCGGATCACCGACGACGGGGCCTTCGGCGACCCCGGCGGTCACTGGACCCGCAACATCGCCTTCTCGCGCGATGGGGCGGACCTGTTCGTTGCCATCGGCAGCCAGGGCAATATCGCCGAGGAGGCTCTACCCCGTGCCACCATCCAGCGTTTCGCGGCCGGGGGCGGTGCCGGGCACAGCTTCGCCACCGGCCTGCGCAACCCGGTGGGCCTCGCCGTGCACCCGCAAACCGGCGCCCTGTGGACCGTGGTCAACGAGCGTGACGGCCTGGGCGACGAGTTGGTGCCCGATTATCTGGCGCAGGTGATCGAAGGCGCCTTCTACGGCTGGCCCTATGCCTATCTGGGGCGGCCCGACCCGCGCCTGGGCGGGCGCCGTCCGGAGCTGGCGGCGGCCATGCGCCGGGGCGAGGTCCTGTTCCGCAGCCACTCGGCGCCGCTGGGCCTGGTGTTCTACGACGGCGGGCAATTCCCGGCCGACTTCAAGGGCGATGCCTTCGTCGCCCTGCACGGCAGTTGGAACGCCGGGCGCCCGCGCGGCTATCAGGTGGTGCGGGTGAAGTTCGACCATGGCCGCCCGGCGGCCGACGCCTACGAGGTCTTCGCCAGCGGCTTCTGGCAGGCGGGCCGCGACCGGGCGTCGGTCTGGGGCCGGCCCTGCGGCCTGGCGGTGGCCAGGGACGGCGCCTTGCTGGTGGCCGACGATGTCGCCAATGTCATCTGGCGCATCTCCTACCGCGGGAGCCTTTGA
- a CDS encoding SDR family oxidoreductase, which produces MGRVDGKIALVTGAASGLGRATARMLAREGARVVVTDINVDGVGKVAAEIGPAALPLAHDVTQAEDWQRVLAAADDHFGGLNILVNNAGIGPSGTVEETSLELWRLVHAVDLDSVFLGCKYAISLIARSGGGSIVNISSIAGVIAGHNMAAYNSAKAGVRHLSKSVALHCARKGYGIRCNSVHPTFIDTPILDNLTKAIGRDEGLAKLGRQVPLGRVGEPDDVAYAVLYLASDEAKFVTGAELFVDGGISAM; this is translated from the coding sequence GTGGGACGCGTGGACGGCAAGATCGCCCTGGTGACCGGGGCGGCATCGGGACTGGGCCGGGCGACCGCCCGCATGCTGGCGCGCGAAGGCGCCAGGGTGGTGGTTACCGACATCAATGTCGACGGTGTGGGCAAGGTCGCGGCCGAGATCGGCCCGGCCGCCCTGCCGCTTGCCCATGACGTGACCCAAGCCGAGGACTGGCAACGAGTCCTGGCCGCGGCGGACGATCATTTCGGTGGGCTCAACATCCTGGTCAACAATGCTGGGATCGGCCCCTCGGGCACGGTCGAGGAGACCAGCCTGGAGCTGTGGCGGCTGGTCCACGCCGTCGACCTGGACAGCGTCTTCCTGGGCTGCAAATACGCCATTTCGCTGATCGCCAGGTCGGGCGGCGGCTCGATCGTCAATATATCGTCGATTGCCGGTGTCATCGCCGGCCACAACATGGCGGCCTATAATTCGGCCAAGGCCGGGGTCCGGCATCTGTCCAAGTCGGTCGCCCTGCATTGCGCGCGCAAGGGCTATGGCATCCGCTGCAATTCGGTCCACCCGACCTTCATCGACACGCCCATCCTCGACAATCTGACCAAGGCGATCGGCCGCGACGAGGGCCTGGCCAAGCTGGGGCGCCAGGTGCCGCTGGGGCGCGTGGGCGAGCCCGACGACGTCGCCTATGCCGTGCTCTATCTGGCCAGCGACGAAGCGAAATTCGTCACGGGTGCCGAACTGTTCGTCGACGGCGGCATCAGCGCGATGTGA
- a CDS encoding WD40/YVTN/BNR-like repeat-containing protein: MSVLTALARRVSSAALVAATIAVVPVWAQDGQPAAAPPAAEATPPAPAVDAAPPAPAADAAPPASGDGLTSLLNQMGSKGAEDAKPIPSVMEPLSAQTLITAVTKAGPNLVAVGAWGHVLLSPDEGKTWTQIATPVDVSLTSVHFVDEKLGFATGHDAVILRTEDGGQTWALVHFDPAAESPLFDLYMKDATTGFAVGAYSHVVTTADGGKTWTRKDLGDLDFHMNGIAKAPDGRLWIAGEMGHIFVTDATLSQIQDIETPYSGSYWNVLALKDGSILAFGLRGNVWHTTDSGATWSQVPTSTIASLQSGVELRDGRIILVGLEGTVLVSADRGKSFTPVSRKERASLTTAYQTSDGTVLLFGEGGAGATLTN; this comes from the coding sequence ATGTCCGTCCTTACAGCCCTTGCACGTCGCGTTTCGTCCGCCGCCCTGGTCGCGGCCACAATCGCGGTGGTGCCGGTGTGGGCGCAGGATGGGCAGCCCGCGGCGGCCCCGCCTGCGGCCGAAGCCACCCCGCCCGCTCCTGCCGTGGATGCGGCGCCCCCTGCCCCGGCAGCGGATGCAGCCCCGCCGGCGTCAGGCGACGGCCTTACCAGCCTGCTCAACCAGATGGGCAGCAAGGGCGCCGAGGATGCCAAGCCGATCCCCTCGGTCATGGAGCCGCTTTCGGCCCAGACCCTGATCACCGCGGTCACCAAGGCCGGCCCCAATCTCGTCGCGGTCGGTGCCTGGGGCCATGTGCTGCTCTCGCCCGACGAAGGCAAGACCTGGACCCAGATTGCGACCCCGGTCGACGTCAGCCTGACCTCGGTCCATTTCGTCGACGAGAAGCTGGGCTTTGCCACCGGCCATGACGCGGTCATCCTGCGCACGGAAGACGGCGGCCAGACCTGGGCCCTGGTCCATTTCGATCCGGCGGCGGAATCGCCGCTGTTCGATCTCTACATGAAGGACGCCACCACCGGCTTTGCGGTCGGCGCCTACAGCCACGTGGTGACCACGGCCGATGGCGGCAAGACCTGGACCCGCAAGGACCTGGGCGACCTCGATTTCCACATGAACGGCATCGCCAAGGCGCCCGACGGTCGTCTGTGGATCGCCGGCGAAATGGGCCACATCTTCGTGACCGATGCCACCTTGAGCCAGATCCAGGATATCGAGACGCCCTATTCCGGTTCGTACTGGAACGTGCTGGCGCTGAAGGACGGTTCCATCCTGGCCTTCGGCCTGCGGGGCAACGTCTGGCACACCACCGACAGCGGCGCCACCTGGTCCCAGGTGCCGACCAGCACCATCGCCTCGCTGCAATCGGGTGTCGAACTGCGCGATGGCCGTATCATCCTGGTCGGCCTGGAGGGGACCGTCCTGGTCTCGGCCGATCGCGGCAAGAGCTTCACGCCGGTGTCGCGCAAGGAGCGCGCCTCGCTGACCACGGCCTACCAGACCTCGGACGGCACGGTACTGCTGTTCGGCGAAGGCGGCGCTGGTGCCACCCTGACCAACTGA